One segment of Candidatus Omnitrophota bacterium DNA contains the following:
- a CDS encoding HAMP domain-containing protein has protein sequence MKAISLKTRIILIVTIFTIVTISMFLVIQLAHEVGTVDGSIKYKAKTTSLHIEEKLTEVLNSSGAETKLEALGKGLQLLSETLASSIADSEKIKAVNKGLRLLNRQLSIDLPIEERIGYLGKGLEFLKNAESLQAAYILDRKGQIVFSTEKWFSGAQGDYDDLDIIKKLRRNETVSGQSVVNKSLKQFSVYIPLTDSQKRIPLVVRAFFPLGDVWLAIKKVYQPAIIVGVLLVITNIFLGIFLSRLVVRPIRVFNRAAKTIASGQLDSRVRISTNDELEELADTFNTMTKELALMKEKAEDANPLTKLPGNIVIMEDVTRRIEEGKKFTVIYCDLDNFKAFNDKYGIHKGDEAIMLTGGIFKEAVKTKGAATDFIGHEGGDDFLLVTEPERAQDLADHITSTFDEKVRALYNQEDLERGHIVAHARDGSVKQFPIMTISLAGITNAHRSIESYAEVTNIAAEVKKKAKNEPRSCFVLDKRKGDRPAEA, from the coding sequence ATGAAAGCTATTAGTTTAAAAACCAGAATCATTCTTATAGTAACGATTTTTACCATAGTTACTATTAGTATGTTTCTTGTAATCCAGCTCGCTCACGAAGTGGGGACGGTTGACGGGTCGATAAAGTATAAGGCAAAAACAACTTCTTTACATATTGAAGAAAAACTAACTGAGGTATTAAATTCATCAGGAGCAGAGACCAAGCTAGAGGCCTTAGGTAAGGGTTTACAATTGTTAAGTGAAACTCTAGCATCTTCAATAGCGGACAGCGAAAAGATTAAAGCTGTAAATAAAGGGCTACGGTTGTTAAATCGACAACTAAGTATTGATTTGCCAATTGAAGAAAGAATTGGCTATCTTGGCAAAGGTTTGGAGTTTCTAAAGAATGCAGAGTCTTTGCAGGCAGCTTATATCTTGGACAGAAAAGGCCAAATAGTATTCTCAACCGAGAAATGGTTTTCCGGGGCTCAAGGCGATTATGATGATCTGGATATAATTAAGAAATTAAGACGAAACGAGACGGTTAGCGGCCAGTCGGTAGTGAATAAGAGCTTAAAACAATTTTCTGTATATATTCCACTCACCGATAGCCAGAAACGCATTCCCTTAGTGGTCCGAGCCTTTTTCCCTTTGGGTGACGTCTGGTTAGCCATAAAAAAAGTTTATCAACCGGCGATCATAGTAGGAGTGTTGTTGGTAATAACCAATATCTTTTTAGGCATTTTTTTATCCCGCTTAGTAGTCAGGCCAATAAGGGTTTTTAACCGGGCAGCTAAAACCATTGCTTCTGGCCAACTCGATTCGCGCGTAAGAATCTCTACTAATGATGAACTCGAAGAGCTGGCTGATACTTTTAATACCATGACTAAAGAATTAGCCTTAATGAAGGAAAAGGCAGAGGATGCGAATCCTCTTACCAAGCTCCCTGGCAACATCGTAATTATGGAAGATGTGACTAGAAGAATTGAAGAGGGTAAGAAATTTACAGTTATTTATTGCGATTTAGATAATTTTAAGGCTTTTAATGATAAGTATGGAATTCATAAAGGTGATGAAGCGATCATGTTAACCGGGGGTATATTTAAGGAGGCAGTTAAAACCAAGGGAGCCGCTACGGATTTTATCGGGCATGAAGGCGGCGATGACTTTCTTTTGGTGACTGAACCGGAAAGAGCACAAGATCTAGCCGATCACATAACTTCTACCTTTGATGAGAAGGTCAGAGCTTTGTACAATCAGGAAGATTTAGAAAGAGGGCATATTGTTGCTCATGCTCGGGACGGTTCAGTAAAGCAGTTTCCGATTATGACCATATCTTTGGCCGGCATAACTAATGCTCACCGGTCGATTGAATCTTATGCCGAAGTAACTAATATTGCCGCTGAAGTAAAGAAAAAAGCCAAGAATGAGCCAAGAAGCTGTTTTGTTTTAGACAAAAGGAAGGGTGATAGGCCAGCAGAGGCCTAA
- a CDS encoding sugar transferase, with product MEKVEQLRENYKEIFALKGPLPVRPCKAIFDRCASVIAILFASPVFLLIFFAYLIDNLFYPDDRGGILASYIASDRGKKFIKYKFRITKMRFINKRLREQYDVAAYPEEFPEKLTRVGKILKKAYLDELPQLFNIVKGDMSFVGTRAIAWEVYQDVLQEGYVHKKVLKAALWSETDVRKGTPDLHNLVLEYDYIKKYMEFSAWRLLLTDFKIMARGIKQNIEAKGY from the coding sequence ATGGAAAAAGTTGAGCAGTTACGAGAAAATTATAAAGAAATTTTTGCTTTAAAGGGGCCATTGCCGGTTAGGCCTTGTAAAGCGATATTTGACCGTTGTGCTTCAGTCATTGCGATTTTATTTGCTTCGCCGGTTTTTCTACTGATATTTTTTGCCTACCTAATTGATAATCTTTTTTATCCCGACGATCGAGGCGGGATTTTAGCTTCCTATATTGCTTCAGACCGAGGAAAAAAATTCATAAAGTATAAATTTAGAATTACTAAAATGCGTTTTATCAACAAACGCTTAAGAGAGCAATATGATGTTGCGGCTTATCCGGAAGAGTTTCCCGAAAAATTAACTCGGGTGGGAAAAATTTTAAAAAAAGCTTACTTAGATGAGCTTCCCCAACTTTTCAATATCGTTAAAGGCGATATGTCCTTTGTTGGAACACGAGCTATTGCTTGGGAGGTTTATCAGGATGTTTTGCAAGAAGGCTATGTGCATAAAAAAGTTTTAAAGGCTGCTTTGTGGAGCGAAACGGATGTTCGTAAGGGTACACCAGATTTACATAATTTAGTTTTGGAGTACGACTATATCAAAAAATATATGGAGTTTTCGGCTTGGCGTCTTTTATTGACTGACTTTAAAATCATGGCCCGAGGCATAAAACAAAATATTGAGGCTAAAGGTTACTAA
- a CDS encoding sugar transferase, whose translation MLKRSFDIIFSLTGLILAFPLGVVIALLIKVEDGGPIFYSQARIGKDNKVFKILKFRSMVPNAEKDIGPTLSLGNDARSTKIGKRLRKSALDELPQLINILKGDMSFVGPRTERPEFVKKFCLEFPDFTKRNAIRPGLTGVAQVFGSHYLNFREKFKYDIWYVKNRTFFLDFYLIFLSFLVTFNSKWEVEGDKFRFLGGALKNKIESQLNDPN comes from the coding sequence ATGCTTAAACGATCATTCGATATTATTTTTTCCTTAACTGGCTTAATCTTAGCTTTTCCCTTGGGGGTTGTCATTGCTTTATTGATTAAAGTGGAAGACGGCGGGCCTATTTTTTATTCTCAAGCCAGAATTGGCAAAGATAATAAAGTATTCAAAATACTTAAGTTTCGTTCAATGGTCCCTAACGCTGAAAAGGATATTGGCCCAACTCTATCCTTAGGAAATGATGCCAGAAGTACAAAGATCGGGAAAAGGCTAAGGAAGTCGGCTTTAGACGAGCTTCCGCAATTAATTAATATTTTAAAAGGAGATATGAGTTTCGTTGGCCCGCGGACTGAAAGACCGGAATTTGTTAAAAAGTTTTGTCTGGAGTTTCCCGATTTTACTAAGCGAAATGCTATAAGGCCGGGACTGACCGGGGTGGCTCAAGTGTTTGGTTCTCACTATCTTAATTTTCGCGAAAAGTTTAAATACGATATCTGGTATGTAAAAAATCGGACCTTTTTTTTAGATTTTTATCTTATTTTTCTATCATTTTTAGTAACGTTTAACAGCAAGTGGGAAGTAGAAGGCGATAAATTTCGTTTTTTAGGAGGAGCTCTTAAAAACAAAATAGAAAGCCAACTAAACGACCCTAATTAA
- a CDS encoding glycosyltransferase family 4 protein, protein MRILYITTAAAFGGATKHVVHLMRYFAAKGCRVGLVAGPEPRLMQAAKVIGAKVFPEPHFIYPISPYHDLRALISVWRAIKFFKPDIISSHSTKAGLAARLSAAWERKPVIFTAHGWSFGEGRSFGKRWFLSWLERLAAKSTVKIICVSEYDYRLALKFRIAPPNKLAIIHNGIDPAPIGEADRMKIRKELKLEKATVITFVGRLNPQKDLSTLIKAAKLIAKAKIIIVGDGPLRQQVQGMIGKSNLADRVVLVGEQKRVEEFLVASDIFVLSSNWEGLPRSIIEAMLAKLPVVATDVGGVSELVKNSVTGFLVPPRDPAALAGALEKLIEDKKLRKDMGEAGYQRALRKFSLDRMLVESQQVYEEILKCRL, encoded by the coding sequence ATGAGGATTTTATATATTACTACAGCAGCTGCTTTTGGCGGGGCTACTAAGCATGTGGTTCATTTAATGCGTTATTTCGCCGCAAAGGGTTGTAGGGTCGGTTTAGTTGCCGGTCCCGAACCGCGCTTAATGCAGGCGGCCAAAGTTATTGGAGCCAAAGTTTTCCCCGAGCCCCATTTTATTTATCCTATTTCTCCTTACCACGATTTGAGGGCTTTAATTTCAGTATGGCGGGCAATAAAGTTTTTTAAGCCGGATATAATAAGCAGCCATAGCACTAAAGCTGGGTTGGCGGCGCGGCTTAGCGCAGCCTGGGAGCGTAAGCCAGTAATCTTTACAGCTCATGGATGGAGTTTTGGCGAAGGACGCTCTTTTGGGAAACGTTGGTTTTTGTCATGGCTTGAACGTTTAGCTGCTAAATCTACAGTTAAGATTATCTGCGTTTCCGAGTATGACTATAGGCTAGCGCTTAAGTTCAGAATCGCACCGCCGAACAAGCTGGCAATCATTCATAATGGCATAGATCCAGCCCCAATTGGCGAAGCTGATAGAATGAAAATTCGAAAGGAGCTAAAACTAGAGAAGGCCACGGTGATAACTTTTGTTGGCCGCCTAAACCCTCAGAAAGATTTATCTACTCTTATCAAAGCGGCAAAGCTTATCGCAAAAGCAAAAATAATTATTGTTGGTGATGGCCCTTTGCGTCAGCAAGTGCAAGGGATGATCGGTAAGAGTAATTTAGCTGATCGGGTGGTGCTCGTCGGCGAACAAAAGCGGGTGGAAGAGTTTTTAGTTGCTTCAGATATTTTTGTGCTATCTTCGAATTGGGAAGGCCTTCCGCGCTCAATCATTGAAGCAATGTTAGCTAAGCTGCCAGTAGTAGCCACAGATGTCGGGGGAGTGAGTGAGTTGGTTAAAAATTCAGTTACCGGGTTTTTAGTCCCGCCGCGCGACCCCGCGGCTTTAGCCGGAGCCTTAGAGAAGCTAATCGAAGATAAGAAATTGCGCAAAGATATGGGGGAAGCAGGTTATCAACGGGCCCTAAGAAAGTTTAGTTTAGATCGGATGCTGGTCGAGAGCCAACAGGTGTATGAAGAGATATTGAAATGTAGATTGTAA
- a CDS encoding glycosyltransferase gives MRICHIITGLNIGGAEMVLYRLLLGLDKEKYKVSVVSLTELGPVGEKIQNLGINVKALNMRYRVSDLKALIQLIVYLKRSRFDLVQTWMYHANLIGGIAAKLAGGIPVIWGLHHSDTSVGFVKKTTLSVVKAGALLSGWVPEVIVCCSRETRRIHLKYRYRSDKMVVIFNGYDLVEFKPDLSARAKLLQELKLSKEALLIGLVARFHPQKDQRGFIEAAEGLSKKVPAVYFILIGPRVTESNKQLFQWVVEKGLQQRVYLLGERNDLPQILSGLDIVTLSSSCGEGFPNVLGEAMACGTPCVTTDVGDSAFVVGETGLVVPPKNPKALTEAWQQLIELGSEGRRKLGTAARQRIKDNFPLSRNLEQYERLYERLGPS, from the coding sequence ATGAGAATCTGTCATATTATAACTGGTCTAAATATTGGTGGTGCCGAGATGGTATTGTATCGGCTCCTTTTGGGTTTGGATAAAGAAAAGTATAAAGTTTCAGTTGTTTCTTTAACTGAGCTCGGTCCGGTCGGAGAAAAAATCCAAAATTTAGGTATAAATGTAAAAGCCCTAAACATGCGCTATAGAGTTTCTGACCTTAAAGCTCTAATCCAGTTAATAGTTTATTTGAAGCGCAGCCGGTTTGACTTGGTTCAAACCTGGATGTATCATGCGAATTTAATCGGAGGCATCGCCGCTAAGCTTGCCGGCGGAATCCCGGTTATTTGGGGGCTGCATCATAGTGATACCAGTGTAGGGTTTGTGAAAAAAACCACTTTATCGGTAGTAAAGGCCGGGGCTTTGCTGTCAGGTTGGGTCCCTGAGGTTATAGTATGCTGCTCACGAGAAACCCGGCGAATACACCTTAAATATCGCTACCGTAGCGACAAAATGGTTGTAATTTTTAACGGTTACGATTTAGTTGAGTTTAAACCCGATCTATCGGCTCGAGCCAAGCTTCTTCAGGAACTTAAACTTTCCAAGGAGGCGCTGTTAATAGGTTTAGTTGCCCGGTTTCATCCCCAAAAGGACCAGCGAGGTTTTATTGAGGCTGCCGAAGGTTTAAGTAAAAAAGTTCCGGCAGTCTATTTCATTTTAATTGGGCCAAGGGTCACTGAAAGCAATAAACAACTTTTCCAATGGGTTGTTGAAAAGGGTCTTCAGCAACGGGTTTACCTATTAGGGGAAAGAAATGATTTACCACAAATATTGTCAGGTTTAGATATTGTAACTTTATCGTCTTCCTGCGGAGAAGGATTTCCTAATGTATTAGGGGAAGCCATGGCTTGTGGCACTCCTTGTGTCACAACCGATGTGGGAGATTCAGCCTTTGTGGTTGGCGAGACCGGACTGGTTGTTCCGCCAAAAAACCCAAAAGCGCTTACCGAGGCTTGGCAGCAACTTATAGAATTGGGTTCGGAAGGCCGCCGAAAACTGGGAACAGCAGCCCGGCAGCGGATTAAGGACAATTTTCCCTTGAGTCGGAACTTAGAGCAATATGAAAGATTGTATGAACGATTAGGGCCATCATAG
- a CDS encoding glycosyltransferase, with protein MNKDKVAIFVPSMRGGGAERAMLNLAIGLQERGLTVEIVLAKAQGPYLSQIPPEVKVINLGAQRVLTSLKGLVGYLKKEQPASLLSAMRHANVIAILAGWFARVNTKIIVIVQNTVLASRSKQFRLKDRVGLFLAKLIYFRAQTVVAVSQAVAAEIAKLGMAKLSQIKIIPNPVITSELIAKGRDNPKHKWFIEKDIPVLLSVGRLTAQKDFGTLLRAFRRILEQRPARLIILGEGEERGSLEKLIKELNLEADVAMPGFVENPYAWMAKAKIFVLSSAWEGLPTVLIEALALGVAVVATDSPGGSREILQGGRLGKLVPVGDWERLAAAIIATLDRPGKGIEAEELKIFTREAVVGEYFKLLKS; from the coding sequence ATGAATAAAGACAAGGTAGCTATTTTTGTGCCTTCAATGCGTGGTGGGGGAGCCGAACGAGCGATGCTTAACTTAGCTATTGGGTTGCAGGAACGCGGCTTGACTGTAGAAATAGTGTTGGCTAAAGCCCAAGGCCCTTATCTATCTCAAATCCCACCCGAGGTCAAAGTAATAAATTTAGGGGCTCAACGAGTTTTAACCAGCCTTAAAGGGTTAGTTGGATATCTTAAAAAAGAACAGCCAGCGAGTTTGCTTTCAGCTATGAGACATGCTAATGTCATAGCTATTTTGGCAGGTTGGTTTGCTAGAGTGAATACAAAAATTATCGTTATAGTTCAAAATACGGTTTTGGCCAGCCGGTCAAAACAATTCAGGTTAAAGGATAGGGTGGGTTTATTTTTAGCTAAGCTAATTTATTTTCGAGCCCAGACGGTGGTAGCAGTATCGCAAGCTGTCGCCGCGGAAATAGCTAAATTGGGCATGGCTAAGTTAAGCCAAATTAAGATTATCCCTAACCCAGTTATTACCTCAGAGCTTATAGCTAAAGGCAGGGATAACCCTAAACACAAGTGGTTTATTGAAAAAGATATACCAGTTTTACTTTCGGTAGGCCGGCTAACAGCGCAAAAGGATTTTGGGACGCTGCTTCGAGCGTTTAGACGGATTTTGGAGCAACGCCCAGCTCGGTTAATAATTTTAGGCGAGGGGGAGGAACGCGGCAGCCTTGAAAAGTTAATTAAGGAATTAAACTTGGAGGCAGACGTAGCGATGCCTGGGTTTGTTGAAAATCCTTATGCTTGGATGGCTAAAGCTAAAATATTTGTTTTGTCTTCAGCCTGGGAAGGGCTTCCCACAGTTTTGATTGAGGCCTTAGCTTTGGGGGTAGCAGTAGTGGCTACTGATAGTCCGGGGGGTTCTAGGGAAATATTACAAGGCGGACGGCTGGGAAAGCTAGTTCCGGTAGGTGATTGGGAGAGGTTAGCCGCAGCGATTATTGCTACACTCGATCGACCCGGTAAAGGTATTGAGGCCGAAGAGTTAAAAATATTTACTAGAGAGGCAGTTGTTGGGGAATATTTTAAACTGCTTAAGAGCTAA
- a CDS encoding glycosyltransferase family 4 protein, translated as MAIRITFVIPSLSAGGAERVMSTVANYFAKQGYSVTLLTLDWGRKPFFKIDETITQRSLGLLSVSNNIFQTVIRSLRRSYRLRREIKRSNPDVVVSFMDKTNVLTLFSLFGSKIPVIVSEHMDSKQGRRMLILLRRIAYRWASRVVVLTKSMKKYFTNWLASEQVVIIPNPIRLEDERSNISNQVKLPKGKLIVAIGRLVRQKGFDLLIESFAKVSSNNLDWNLVILGQGQMQGELERLIGSLNLKNRIFLLGLVPNPLAILKQADIFAMSSRFEGFPMVILEAMAQGVAVVSFDCPCGPSEIIRDKIDGVLVPPENVAALATTIAKLMRDENERKRLALRAPEVLERFGSSRILEMWRRVVDEVYQSGANSKKP; from the coding sequence ATGGCGATACGTATAACTTTTGTTATCCCATCTCTTTCAGCCGGCGGAGCAGAAAGAGTGATGAGTACGGTGGCTAATTATTTTGCAAAGCAAGGCTATTCAGTTACTTTACTTACCTTGGATTGGGGCAGGAAACCTTTTTTTAAAATAGATGAAACAATAACTCAGCGTTCACTTGGCTTATTGTCTGTATCAAATAATATTTTCCAAACCGTAATAAGGAGCCTGCGTCGAAGTTATCGGCTGCGCAGGGAAATAAAAAGAAGCAACCCCGATGTCGTTGTAAGTTTTATGGATAAGACCAATGTGCTAACTTTATTTTCTTTGTTTGGTTCAAAGATCCCAGTAATTGTTTCAGAACATATGGATTCAAAACAGGGAAGACGAATGCTGATTTTATTGCGAAGAATTGCTTATCGTTGGGCTAGCCGGGTTGTGGTGCTAACTAAAAGCATGAAAAAATATTTCACTAATTGGTTGGCTAGTGAACAGGTAGTCATAATCCCTAATCCGATCAGGCTTGAGGATGAAAGGAGTAATATTTCTAATCAGGTTAAGCTCCCCAAGGGTAAATTAATAGTTGCTATCGGGAGGCTGGTTCGGCAAAAAGGGTTTGATTTGTTGATTGAGAGTTTTGCCAAGGTTTCTTCCAATAATCTTGATTGGAACTTAGTCATCTTAGGGCAAGGGCAGATGCAAGGGGAACTAGAGAGGTTGATCGGCTCATTAAATTTGAAAAATCGCATATTTTTGTTAGGGCTAGTTCCTAACCCGCTAGCTATTTTAAAACAGGCTGACATTTTTGCAATGTCATCGCGGTTTGAGGGTTTTCCGATGGTCATTCTTGAAGCAATGGCTCAAGGGGTGGCGGTGGTAAGTTTTGATTGCCCCTGCGGGCCAAGTGAAATTATCAGAGATAAAATTGACGGAGTGTTGGTACCGCCAGAAAATGTGGCGGCTTTAGCTACAACCATTGCTAAGCTGATGCGTGATGAGAATGAAAGGAAACGATTGGCTTTGCGTGCTCCAGAAGTGTTGGAAAGATTTGGCTCTTCAAGAATTTTAGAAATGTGGCGAAGGGTGGTCGATGAAGTTTATCAGTCTGGAGCTAATTCGAAAAAACCATGA
- a CDS encoding glycosyltransferase family 4 protein: MKKTGRPKLLVISPIANLSLLEMGCRVRIFNILRAAREKFEITFLSTSNQRDILTDKKVLQSLCSRVIILPSCYTKNFITRALHRTLSGLACYLFGIPKSYYLGSLNLSPKRVKKALDNDEFAIVLFEYWYSAASLSYFKNKGIPCVLDMHDILWQWRAAQIDAIGSFNNAGKSRKGPGRLYQKFLIKRYRTIEEKIWRQFSQIISINHVEDEYLRQKIPQNISTLIAGMGVDLAEWPYCWKPAKPQRIIFYGSLSGEQNEQAALRCANRIMPLVWPKVPDAELWLVGARPSNKLQALAGDSRVKITGFIERVQETLASATVMICPLKGTYGFRSRVIEAMALGVPVIATDEAIYGMNLDNERGLIIQNNDQGIAEAVNKFLASAEQAKKQSLFARKQIEEKFSFQDTYGRITSFLVSCLRD, encoded by the coding sequence ATGAAAAAAACCGGCCGGCCAAAACTTTTAGTGATTTCGCCAATCGCCAACCTATCTCTTTTAGAAATGGGTTGCCGAGTGCGGATTTTTAACATTTTGCGGGCTGCGCGGGAAAAATTTGAAATAACTTTTCTTTCTACTAGTAACCAACGAGATATTCTTACCGATAAAAAAGTTTTACAATCGCTATGTTCACGGGTAATAATTTTGCCTAGTTGTTACACAAAAAACTTCATTACCCGGGCGCTACATCGTACCTTATCTGGTTTAGCCTGCTATCTTTTTGGTATTCCAAAAAGTTATTATCTAGGCAGTCTTAATCTATCGCCGAAAAGAGTGAAGAAGGCTCTTGACAACGATGAGTTCGCTATTGTTCTTTTCGAATATTGGTACAGCGCAGCATCATTAAGCTATTTTAAAAATAAGGGTATCCCTTGTGTTTTGGATATGCATGATATTCTTTGGCAATGGCGGGCCGCTCAGATAGATGCGATAGGAAGTTTTAATAATGCCGGAAAGAGTAGAAAGGGGCCGGGCAGGCTTTACCAAAAATTTTTGATTAAACGATATCGTACAATAGAAGAGAAAATCTGGCGACAATTTAGCCAGATCATATCGATAAACCATGTTGAAGATGAGTATCTTCGCCAAAAAATACCTCAGAATATTTCTACGCTAATTGCCGGCATGGGAGTTGATTTGGCGGAGTGGCCATATTGTTGGAAACCGGCTAAACCGCAACGAATTATTTTTTATGGTTCGCTTTCCGGTGAGCAGAATGAGCAAGCTGCCTTACGTTGCGCCAATAGAATTATGCCCTTGGTTTGGCCTAAGGTTCCTGATGCCGAACTATGGCTAGTGGGGGCAAGGCCTTCAAATAAACTGCAGGCTTTAGCCGGGGATAGCCGGGTGAAGATAACGGGATTTATTGAGCGAGTTCAGGAGACGCTAGCCTCAGCTACGGTTATGATCTGTCCTTTAAAAGGAACTTATGGTTTTAGGAGCCGGGTTATCGAGGCCATGGCTTTGGGGGTTCCGGTTATAGCTACTGATGAGGCAATTTATGGAATGAATTTAGATAATGAGCGGGGCCTAATTATTCAGAATAATGATCAAGGGATAGCTGAAGCAGTAAACAAATTTTTAGCTTCGGCCGAACAAGCCAAAAAACAAAGTCTTTTTGCCCGCAAACAGATTGAAGAAAAGTTTTCTTTCCAAGATACTTATGGACGGATTACTTCATTTCTTGTTTCTTGTTTAAGGGATTAA
- a CDS encoding glycosyltransferase has product MISVITPVYNGERFIQGCLENVIEQKCPEAEHLLIDGGSTDKTVAIISKYAKRYRHIRWVSEKDQGQSQALNKGLAMSKGEIISSLNVDDFYEPGVLNQILELFKDLPEPSLLVGNCNVWGDEGKILQINKPKKMGITDLLSLKEPFPWNPSAYFYHKSLHQKIGLYLTDEPYGPYMMDIDFIIRAVLVAKVKYIDEIWGNLRLIKGAKTTTLKEKGLHDIYYNQLLERHRQKLSFPLRVLTMIKYILFRKFKVRRISYYFRNPFKIFSLIRRKLKKLK; this is encoded by the coding sequence ATGATTAGCGTCATTACCCCAGTTTATAATGGTGAGCGGTTTATCCAGGGCTGTTTAGAAAATGTGATCGAACAGAAATGCCCGGAAGCAGAGCATCTGCTTATTGATGGCGGATCAACCGATAAGACCGTAGCAATTATCAGTAAATATGCCAAGCGCTATCGGCATATTAGGTGGGTTTCCGAAAAAGACCAAGGGCAGTCGCAGGCTTTGAATAAGGGTTTGGCCATGTCTAAAGGGGAAATAATCAGCTCTTTGAATGTAGATGATTTTTATGAGCCCGGTGTTTTAAATCAGATATTAGAACTTTTTAAAGATTTGCCCGAGCCTAGTTTATTGGTGGGTAATTGCAATGTTTGGGGGGATGAAGGTAAAATTTTACAGATAAATAAACCGAAAAAAATGGGGATAACTGACCTATTGTCTTTAAAAGAGCCTTTTCCTTGGAACCCTTCGGCATACTTCTATCATAAATCGCTGCACCAAAAAATAGGGCTGTATTTGACCGATGAGCCTTATGGCCCGTACATGATGGATATAGATTTTATTATTAGGGCGGTGCTGGTTGCCAAGGTTAAGTATATTGATGAGATTTGGGGGAATTTGCGGTTAATTAAAGGGGCCAAAACCACAACCCTTAAAGAAAAAGGGTTGCATGATATTTATTATAATCAGCTTTTAGAAAGGCACCGGCAAAAGCTTTCTTTCCCTTTAAGAGTATTAACAATGATTAAATATATCCTTTTTCGGAAATTTAAAGTGCGGCGAATCAGTTATTATTTTAGGAATCCTTTTAAGATATTTTCTTTAATTAGACGAAAATTAAAAAAGCTAAAATGA
- a CDS encoding glycosyltransferase family 4 protein → MKTLHLSTYDSGGAGKAAYRIHCGLKQAKVDSKMLVLRRSSQDCDVVELTESDSLVTRFKNKIKKKLIFREIKGQQRKQKEELIFSNERSIYRLKRQPVVREAEVINLHWVVKMVDYKDFFLNLGPKPIVWTLHDHNPFTGGCHCLEGCNKYEIGCGYCPQLGSRKNRDLSRKILERKKKVLEKANINIVAPSFWLAEQARQSQLFKDCPIKVIPHGVPINVFIKKDRFKSRNLLGLPQDKTIILFGADYKSKNKGFQYLVEALSILGQKINTSKLALVIFGAKQDIEDKLRRSDLAIYQLGYFYDEESLANVYSAADVVVIPSLEEAFGLLLLESMACGIPAVAFNIGGINEIMVPNETGLWAEVKNSQELAAKIAWLINHPQERQRLGHHARERVEKKYALKNQVAHYINLYQEIIGKPEKNF, encoded by the coding sequence ATGAAAACTCTTCATTTAAGTACTTATGATTCTGGCGGGGCCGGCAAAGCAGCCTATAGAATTCATTGTGGTTTAAAACAGGCAAAGGTAGATTCTAAAATGTTAGTTTTGCGCCGCTCATCGCAGGATTGTGATGTTGTTGAACTAACTGAAAGCGATAGTTTAGTTACTCGGTTTAAAAACAAAATCAAGAAAAAACTGATTTTTAGAGAGATTAAGGGCCAACAGCGAAAGCAAAAAGAGGAATTAATCTTTAGTAATGAGCGGTCAATCTATCGGCTAAAAAGGCAGCCAGTGGTGCGTGAGGCAGAGGTTATTAACTTGCATTGGGTAGTAAAAATGGTCGACTATAAAGATTTTTTTCTAAATTTAGGGCCTAAACCGATAGTTTGGACGCTGCACGATCACAATCCTTTTACCGGCGGGTGCCATTGTCTTGAGGGGTGTAACAAATATGAGATTGGTTGTGGATATTGTCCTCAGCTGGGTTCAAGGAAAAACAGAGACCTTTCCCGGAAAATATTGGAAAGAAAGAAAAAGGTTTTAGAGAAGGCCAATATTAATATTGTTGCTCCCAGCTTTTGGCTTGCCGAACAAGCTAGGCAAAGCCAACTTTTTAAAGACTGCCCGATAAAAGTTATTCCCCACGGAGTCCCTATTAATGTATTTATTAAGAAGGATCGGTTTAAATCGAGGAATTTATTGGGGCTGCCTCAAGATAAAACTATTATTTTATTCGGAGCAGATTACAAGAGTAAAAACAAAGGCTTCCAATATTTAGTGGAGGCTTTAAGTATATTAGGGCAGAAAATTAATACCTCCAAACTAGCCTTAGTTATTTTTGGCGCCAAACAAGATATAGAGGATAAATTAAGAAGAAGTGATTTAGCTATTTATCAATTGGGGTATTTTTATGATGAAGAAAGTCTAGCCAATGTTTATAGTGCCGCTGATGTAGTAGTGATCCCCTCTTTAGAGGAGGCTTTTGGTCTATTGTTGTTAGAATCAATGGCTTGCGGCATTCCAGCGGTAGCCTTTAATATTGGGGGGATTAACGAAATAATGGTACCAAACGAAACTGGGCTTTGGGCTGAGGTAAAAAATAGCCAAGAGCTAGCCGCAAAAATAGCTTGGCTGATAAATCACCCTCAGGAGCGTCAAAGGCTCGGACATCACGCTAGGGAAAGAGTAGAGAAGAAATACGCCCTTAAGAATCAGGTAGCACACTACATAAATCTATATCAAGAAATAATAGGAAAACCGGAAAAGAATTTTTGA